The Bombus fervidus isolate BK054 chromosome 3, iyBomFerv1, whole genome shotgun sequence genome includes a window with the following:
- the LOC139985445 gene encoding uncharacterized protein, with protein sequence MFAEAFPSGVPIQTSLRKRKRDSEEPMGDSRKPIKRMRRCDEPQVPEWSEEIFDIDAEAVDFPSELSFDNFVTVDESFFDAETVVLEWELPLVEVVDTDRCVKVRFVNEIPGEVLEAHLRHHASGRKGISPVVRYWCMREFSVLCPGAPCFDFDLV encoded by the exons ATGTTTGCGGAGGCATTTCCATCAGGGGTTCCTATCCAGACTTCTCTG CGCAAGCGAAAGAGGGATTCCGAAGAACCCATGGGCGACTCGAGAAAACCCATCAAACGCATGCGGCGCTGTGATGAACCACAAGTACCAGAGTGGTCGGAGGAAATATTCGACATTGATGCCGAGGCCGTGGATTTTCCGTCGGAGTTGAGTTTTGACAATTTTGTTACTGTCGATGAGAGTTTCTTCGATGCAGAGACCGTCGTATTGGAGTGGGAGCTCCCTCTGGTTGAAGTCGTTGATACCGATCGTTGTGTAAAAGTTCgttttgtaaatgaaattccCGGAGAGGTTCTGGAGGCACATCTTCGTCACCATGCTTCTGGGAGAAAGGGAATTTCCCCTGTTGTGCGTTATTGGTGTATGCGTGAGTTCAGCGTACTTTGTCCTGGAGCTCCTTGCTTCGATTTTGATTTGGTGTAG
- the LOC139998441 gene encoding uncharacterized protein: protein MHQDGTFSFGPQNLIVGLKDNATETRSLVLAGKLTDDGSCQGTQYVDPYGSWERVVVQATVRISLRSAVVPVRIEANKILLKSGTICTFSEGNCLDAEDGYTYWQPQPPSSCKFDQYDVLYEGIATKIQEIRTNREPAQPVYALTTQEITFALTKTGEQPLCGYTLLSTEHPKLFLLKTTRGNTFISKSKTAVENLDIFAYVNSKFIYVEKHIKRQMTTLYHDILTQRCTTQKKLIENALSLATLLPDEFAYTITKTPGHMALIAGEAVHIVKCIPVQVKIRHTTECYSELPVWQGNRTAFLTPKTHILTQHGNHRECSAVLPTLYNIDGLWHKFVPKPMEAIAPQELRPDVRQTWRYSAPSSLATSGIYTQKDLDALRDHVMFPAEKTAVLNTLARGATGKTIVPGTVNILGMMDENTLTTIAKNTVSSLWTGFMEFGTVSVAIFGILVIFKLIKTIIDIAIHGYQLRETYGCEIALLGAICGSVTHLLLYLKRR, encoded by the coding sequence ATGCACCAAGACGGCACATTTTCATTCGGACCACAAAACCTTATAGTAGGCCTAAAAGATAATGCAACAGAAACAAGGTCGCTTGTCCTAGCCGGCAAGTTAACAGACGACGGCAGCTGCCAGGGAACACAGTATGTAGACCCATACGGGAGCTGGGAAAGAGTCGTCGTACAAGCCACAGTAAGGATAAGTTTAAGATCAGCAGTTGTGCCAGTACGGATCGAAGCAAACAAAATTCTACTGAAATCAGGAACGATATGTACCTTTAGCGAAGGAAATTGTCTAGACGCTGAGGACGGATACACTTATTGGCAACCACAACCACCCTCATCATGCAAATTTGATCAGTACGATGTGCTATATGAAGGAATTGCTACAAAGATCCAGGAAATAAGAACCAACAGGGAACCAGCACAACCAGTTTACGCACTAACAACACAGGAAATAACATTTGCGCTGACTAAAACTGGAGAACAGCCACTGTGTGGATATACCCTACTATCCACCGAACACCCCAAATTGTTCCTGTTAAAAACAACAAGAGGAAATACGTTCATTTCCAAAAGCAAGACAGCAGTCGAAAATCTGGATATATTCGCATATGTCAACTCAAAATTCATTTACGTAGAGAAACATATTAAACGACAAATGACAACATTATACCATGATATATTGACACAAAGATGCACCACACAGAAGAAACTAATAGAGAATGCTTTAAGCTTAGCAACCTTACTGCCCGACGAATTTGCATACACCATAACCAAAACCCCAGGACACATGGCTCTGATCGCAGGAGAAGCAGTCCATATAGTCAAATGCATTCCGGTACAAGTAAAGATACGACATACAACAGAATGCTACTCGGAGCTACCCGTTTGGCAAGGGAATCGCACCGCATTTCTAACGCCAAAAACACACATCCTAACGCAACACGGAAACCATAGAGAATGTAGCGCAGTATTACCCACGCTATACAACATCGACGGACTCTGGCACAAATTCGTACCAAAACCCATGGAAGCAATCGCACCACAGGAACTCCGCCCGGACGTGCGCCAAACGTGGCGATATTCAGCACCATCGTCATTGGCCACGAGCGGAATATATACCCAAAAGGACCTGGACGCACTGCGGGACCACGTCATGTTCCCCGCAGAAAAAACTGCAGTCTTGAACACATTGGCCAGAGGAGCGACAGGAAAAACAATCGTCCCTGGAACAGTAAACATCCTGGGAATGATGGACGAAAACACATTAACGACAATAGCGAAAAATACCGTATCAAGCTTATGGACTGGTTTCATGGAATTTGGAACTGTCAGTGTAGCAATATTTGGAATActcgtaatatttaaattaatcaagACGATAATAGATATAGCCATACACGGATACCAGTTACGTGAAACTTACGGATGTGAAATCGCCCTATTAGGAGCAATATGCGGCTCAGTCACCCACCTGCTACTATACCTCaaaagaagatga